The following coding sequences are from one Peromyscus eremicus chromosome X, PerEre_H2_v1, whole genome shotgun sequence window:
- the LOC131899871 gene encoding LOW QUALITY PROTEIN: thioredoxin-like protein 4A (The sequence of the model RefSeq protein was modified relative to this genomic sequence to represent the inferred CDS: substituted 2 bases at 2 genomic stop codons): protein MKIDEVLYSITEKVKNFALIYLGDITEVMYELYYPCTVMFFFRNKHIMTDLGTGNNINXAMEDKXEMTDIIETVYHGTCKGGDLVVSPKDYSTKYRY, encoded by the coding sequence ATGAAGATAGACGAGGTTCTGTACAGCATCACTGAAAAGGTTAAAAATTTTGCACTTATTTATCTTGGGGATATTACAGAAGTAATGTATGAATTATATTACCCATGTACTGTCAtgtttttcttcagaaacaaaCATATTATGACTGATTTGGGCACTGGGAACAATATCAACTAGGCCATGGAAGACAAGTAAGAAATGACTGACATCATAGAGACTGTGTACCATGGCACCTGCAAAGGCGGAGATCTGGTGGTGTCTCCCAAGGACTATTCTACAAAGTACAGATACTGA